In Thermosulfurimonas sp. F29, the sequence CCAGGGGAAGCAAGCTGGCCCTGGCGCAGACGGGCTGGGTGGCCGAAAACATTCGTAGGCGTTTTCCCGGGATAGAGATCGAAACCGTCATCATTAAAACCAAGGGAGACAAGATTCTCGATGTGCCTCTGGCCAAGATAGGAGGCAAGGGGCTTTTCGTAAAAGAGATCGAGGAGGCCCTTCTCAGGGAGGAAATCGACCTGGCGGTGCACAGCCTGAAGGATGTGCCCTCGGAACTTCCGGAGGGCCTTGAAATAGCGGTCATCCCTTCCCGGGAGGATCCCCGGGATGTGTTTATCGGGCTGACGGCCCGGTCCCTGGAGGAGCTGCCTCGGGGGGCCCGCGTGGGCACGAGCAGTCTTCGCCGGAAGGCCCAGCTCAGGCGGTTGCGTCCCGATCTGGAAGTCCTGCCCCTCCGGGGCAATGTGGACACGCGCCTGCGGAAGTTGAGGGAGGGGCAGTACGAGGCCATTCTACTGGCCGAGGCCGGGCTTAAACGGCTGGGGCTTGCCGTAGAGAGGACCCCTCTTTCCCCGGAGGTCATGCTTCCGGCCGTGGGGCAGGGGGTGCTGGCCCTGGAAATCCGTTCCGGGGACGCGGAGACCAGGTCTCTCGTATCCTTCCTGCACGACGAGGGCACGGCCCTTTGTGCCAGGGCGGAAAGGGCCTTTCTCCGGCGGCTCGAGGGGGGGTGTCAGGTGCCCCTTGCCGCCCACGCGGTCCTTAAGGGAAACGAACTCCTGGTGGAAGGCTTCATCGCCGACCCGGAGGGGGAACGGTTTTACCGGGAGGGGGTCCGTGGCTCCCCGCGGGAGGCCGAGGAGCTGGGGACCATCCTGGCCGAACGCCTTTTAGCCCGGGGGGGGCAGGCCATTCTGGAGGAGCTCCTCACATGAAAAAGGGGAAGGTCTATCTGGTCGGTGCGGGGCCCGGTGATCCGGGGCTTATCACCCTCAAGGGTATAAAGGCCCTCGAACGGGCGGAGGTGGTGATCTACGACTACCTGGCCAATCCCCGGCTTCTTTCCCATGTGCCCGAGGAGGCCGAACGAATTTATGTTGGGAAAAAGGGGGGGCATCACACCCTTTCTCAGGAGGGGATAAATCGTCTGCTGGTGGAAAAGGCCCTTTCCGGGCGCACGGTGGTCCGCCTCAAAGGGGGAGATCCCTTTATCTTCGGACGGGGCGGTGAGGAGATCGAGGCCCTCCTTGAGCACGGCATTCCCTTTGAGGTGATCCCCGGGGTGACCTCGGCCTTTGCCGTTCCGGCTTACGCCGGCATTCCGGTCACGCATCGAGACTACACCTCCACCCTGGCACTGGTTACCGGGCACGAGGCCGAGGGCAAGGAGGATTCCGCCATCGACTGGACGGCCCTCTCCCGCATAGGAACCCTCATCTTTCTCATGGGAATGAAAAACCTTCCTCGGATCTGTGAAAATCTCAGGAAAAACGGTCGGTCTCCGGAAACCCCCGTGGTGGTGATTCAGTGGGGAACCACCCCCCGACAGCGGGTGGCCGAGGGTACCCTTGAGGACATCGTGGAACGGGTGAAGGAGGCGGGTCTTTCGGCCCCGGCCATCATTCTGGTGGGAGAGGTGGCCCGACTGAGGAAGCGCTTTCGCTGGTTCGAGGCCCG encodes:
- the hemC gene encoding hydroxymethylbilane synthase, with translation MKRVLRIGTRGSKLALAQTGWVAENIRRRFPGIEIETVIIKTKGDKILDVPLAKIGGKGLFVKEIEEALLREEIDLAVHSLKDVPSELPEGLEIAVIPSREDPRDVFIGLTARSLEELPRGARVGTSSLRRKAQLRRLRPDLEVLPLRGNVDTRLRKLREGQYEAILLAEAGLKRLGLAVERTPLSPEVMLPAVGQGVLALEIRSGDAETRSLVSFLHDEGTALCARAERAFLRRLEGGCQVPLAAHAVLKGNELLVEGFIADPEGERFYREGVRGSPREAEELGTILAERLLARGGQAILEELLT